The following are encoded in a window of Castanea sativa cultivar Marrone di Chiusa Pesio chromosome 5, ASM4071231v1 genomic DNA:
- the LOC142637137 gene encoding alpha,alpha-trehalose-phosphate synthase [UDP-forming] 1-like isoform X1, producing the protein MDSSQEISIAQNNLVMLQTKRVPVNKYNNGSPMTPKTRLERLLRERELRRSSRYFQQSDEPRDGNKEAELLNDSRLAEGDIWAVPKEEDFCDVYAFVRAFTDGCQWQDGRPAKQRLLVVANRLPVSATRKGEDSWHLEMSVGGLVTALLGVKEFDARWIGWAGVNVPDDVGQRALTKALAEKRCIPVFLDEEIVHQYYNGYCNNILWPLFHYLGLPQEDRLATTRSFQSQFDAYKKANQMFADVVNQHYEDGDVVWCHDYHLMFLPKCLKEYNSKMKVGWFLHTPFPSSEIHRTLPSRSELLRSVIAADLVGFHTYDYARHFVSACTRILGLEGTPEGVEDQGKLTRVAAFPIGIDSERFIRAIDLPPVQEHMKELKQRFAGRKVMLGVDRLDMIKGIPQKILAFEKFLEENPQWRDKVVLLQIAVPTRTDVPEYQKLTSQVHEIVGRINGRFGTLTAVPIHHLDRSLDFHALCALYAVTDVALVTSLRDGMNLVSYEFVACQASKKGVLILSEFAGAAQSLGAGAILVNPWNITDVAASIKYALDMPADEREKRHQHNFKHVTTHTSQEWAATFVSELNDTIVEAQLRTRQVPPLLPTNVAVDRYLKSNNRLLILGFNSTLTEPVDALGRNGQIKELEFKLHPDIKEPLKKLCDDPKTTIVVLSGCDRTVLDDNFGEYNMWLAAENGMFLRLTKGKWMTTMPENLHMDWVDSVKHVFEYFTERTPRSHFEVRETSLVWNYKYADIEFGRLQARDMLQHLWTGPISNASVDVIQGGRSVEVRAVGVTKGAAIDRILGEIVHYKGMKSPIDYVLCIGHFIAKDEDVYTFFEPELPSESPPASRAMVANLVRTSVPKTSASKSGSKAARLRKQRSLSALEKKAANDGSGTAPEPILQDKTSLYEGSSVLDLKGDNYFSCAVGRKRSNARYLLGSSDDVVTLLEELAQCSS; encoded by the exons ATGGATTCTTCTCAAGAGATCAGCATTGCACAAAACAACCTG GTTATGTTGCAGACTAAACGAGTGCCAGTAAACAAGTATAATAATGGCAGTCCCATGACACCAAAAACTAGACTAGAAAGGCTTCTAAGGGAAAGAGAGCTAAGGAGATCTAGCCGGTATTTCCAGCAGAGTGACGAGCCAAGAGATGGTAACAAAGAGGCAGAGCTGTTGAATGATTCGCGTTTAGCGGAGGGTGACATTTGGGCTGTACCTAAAGAGGAAGATTTCTGTGATGTGTATGCATTTGTGAGAGCTTTTACTGATGGATGTCAATGGCAAGATGGGCGGCCTGCTAAACAACGTTTGTTGGTTGTAGCCAATAGGTTGCCGGTCTCTGCTACTAGAAAGGGCGAGGACTCATGGCACCTTGAGATGAGTGTGGGGGGGCTAGTCACTGCACTTTTAG GCGTGAAGGAGTTTGACGCTAGATGGATTGGTTGGGCGGGTGTAAATGTACCTGATGATGTTGGACAAAGAGCACTTACTAAAGCTTTAGCTGAAAAG AGGTGCATCCCCGTATTTCTCGATGAAGAGATTGTTCATCAATATTACAATGGATATTGTAACAACATCTTGTGGCCTCTCTTTCATTATCTTGGGCTACCACAGGAAGACCGCCTTGCAACCACCCGTAGTTTCCAATCTCAATTTGATGCATATAAGAAGGCAAACCAAATGTTTGCTGATGTGGTAAACCAACATTATGAGGACGGAGATGTTGTTTGGTGCCATGATTACCACCTAATGTTTCTTCCAAAATGTCTAAAAGAATATAACAGCAAAATGAAAGTTGGTTGGTTTCTGCATACTCCATTTCCCTCCTCTGAAATACATAGGACCCTTCCTTCTCGATCAGAGCTGTTAAGATCTGTCATTGCTGCTGATTTAGTTGG TTTCCACACGTATGATTATGCAAGGCATTTTGTAAGTGCCTGTACTCGTATTCTTGGGCTTGAGGGTACGCCTGAAGGAGTAGAGGATCAAGGAAAGCTTACACGTGTAGCTGCG TTTCCTATTGGGATAGATTCTGAACGATTTATTCGCGCTATTGACCTCCCTCCAGTTCAGGAACACATGAAAGAACTGAAACAAAGATTTGCTGGCCGAAAG GTAATGTTGGGGGTTGATCGTCTTGATATGATAAAGGGAATTCCACAAAAAATATTGGCATTTGAAAAGTTCCTTGAAGAAAATCCACAGTGGCGTGATAAAGTAGTTTTGCTACAGATTGCTGTGCCAACAAGGACAGATGTTCCTGAGT ATCAAAAGCTTACAAGCCAGGTTCATGAGATTGTTGGACGCATTAATGGAAGATTTGGAACTCTGACTGCAGTTCCAATACATCATCTG GATCGATCTCTTGACTTTCACGCGTTATGTGCACTATATGCTGTTACTG ATGTAGCACTTGTTACATCTTTAAGGGATGGGATGAATCTTGTCAGCTATGAGTTTGTTGCCTGCCAAGCTTCCAAGAAAGGCGTTCTAATTCTAAGTGAG TTTGCAGGTGCAGCACAGTCTCTTGGCGCTGGAGCTATTTTGGTAAACCCTTGGAACATCACTGACGTTGCTGCTTCCATTAAATACGCATTGGATATGCCAGCtgatgaaagagaaaaaaggcaCCAGCATAACTTCAAGCATGTGACAACTCATACATCTCAAGAATGGGCTGCAACCTTTGTAAG tgaACTCAATGATACCATTGTTGAAGCTCAACTTAGGACAAGACAAGTTCCACCTTTACTTCCAACGAACGTTGCCGTTGATCGTTATTTGAAGTCAAATAATCGATTGCTCATTCTg GGATTCAATTCTACTTTAACTGAACCAGTGGATGCCCTAGGGAGAAATGGTCAAATAAAAGAACTGGAGTTTAAACTGCACCCAGATATAAAGGAACCTTTAAAGAAGCTTTGTGATGACCCAAAGACAACAATTGTTGTCCTCAGTGGCTGTGACAGAACTGTCTTGGATGAT AACTTTGGTGAATACAACATGTGGTTAGCAGCAGAAAATGGGATGTTTTTACGTCTTACCAAAGGCAAATGGATGACAACAATGCCAGAAAATTTACACATGGATTGGGTTGACAGTGTTAAG CATGTTTTTGAGTATTTTACTGAAAGAACACCTCGATCCCATTTTGAGGTTCGTGAAACTTCTCTTGTATGGAACTACAAGTATGCAG ATATTGAATTTGGAAGGCTTCAAGCAAGGGATATGTTGCAGCATCTGTGGACAGGTCCAATTTCCAATGCATCTGTTGATGTCATCCAAGGTGGCCGATCTGTTGAGGTCCGAGCAGTTGGTGTTACGAAG GGTGCAGCTATTGATCGTATCTTGGGAGAGATAGTTCATTACAAAGGCATGAAGTCACCTATTGATTATGTCCTGTGTATTGGGCACTTTATAGCAAAG GATGAAGATGTCTATACATTTTTTGAGCCAGAGCTTCCTTCTGAATCACCACCTGCATCGAGAGCCATGGTAGCCAATCTTGTCAGGACATCTGTGCCAAAAACTTCAGCCAGTAAAAGTGGGTCTAAAGCAGCTCGCCTAAGGAAACAACGTTCATTGTCTGCTTTAGAGAAGAAAGCAGCCAATGATGGAAGTGGGACTGCACCAGAACCTATATTGCAAGATAAAACATCATTGTATGAGGGTTCTTCAGTACTTGATCTCAAAGGTGACAATTATTTCTCTTGTGCTGTTGGACGAAAGCGATCAAATGCACGATATCTCCTTGGATCATCAGATGATGTTGTCACCCTCCTTGAGGAACTGGCGCAGTGTTCATCATGA
- the LOC142637137 gene encoding alpha,alpha-trehalose-phosphate synthase [UDP-forming] 1-like isoform X2 has product MHDPKEVMLQTKRVPVNKYNNGSPMTPKTRLERLLRERELRRSSRYFQQSDEPRDGNKEAELLNDSRLAEGDIWAVPKEEDFCDVYAFVRAFTDGCQWQDGRPAKQRLLVVANRLPVSATRKGEDSWHLEMSVGGLVTALLGVKEFDARWIGWAGVNVPDDVGQRALTKALAEKRCIPVFLDEEIVHQYYNGYCNNILWPLFHYLGLPQEDRLATTRSFQSQFDAYKKANQMFADVVNQHYEDGDVVWCHDYHLMFLPKCLKEYNSKMKVGWFLHTPFPSSEIHRTLPSRSELLRSVIAADLVGFHTYDYARHFVSACTRILGLEGTPEGVEDQGKLTRVAAFPIGIDSERFIRAIDLPPVQEHMKELKQRFAGRKVMLGVDRLDMIKGIPQKILAFEKFLEENPQWRDKVVLLQIAVPTRTDVPEYQKLTSQVHEIVGRINGRFGTLTAVPIHHLDRSLDFHALCALYAVTDVALVTSLRDGMNLVSYEFVACQASKKGVLILSEFAGAAQSLGAGAILVNPWNITDVAASIKYALDMPADEREKRHQHNFKHVTTHTSQEWAATFVSELNDTIVEAQLRTRQVPPLLPTNVAVDRYLKSNNRLLILGFNSTLTEPVDALGRNGQIKELEFKLHPDIKEPLKKLCDDPKTTIVVLSGCDRTVLDDNFGEYNMWLAAENGMFLRLTKGKWMTTMPENLHMDWVDSVKHVFEYFTERTPRSHFEVRETSLVWNYKYADIEFGRLQARDMLQHLWTGPISNASVDVIQGGRSVEVRAVGVTKGAAIDRILGEIVHYKGMKSPIDYVLCIGHFIAKDEDVYTFFEPELPSESPPASRAMVANLVRTSVPKTSASKSGSKAARLRKQRSLSALEKKAANDGSGTAPEPILQDKTSLYEGSSVLDLKGDNYFSCAVGRKRSNARYLLGSSDDVVTLLEELAQCSS; this is encoded by the exons GTTATGTTGCAGACTAAACGAGTGCCAGTAAACAAGTATAATAATGGCAGTCCCATGACACCAAAAACTAGACTAGAAAGGCTTCTAAGGGAAAGAGAGCTAAGGAGATCTAGCCGGTATTTCCAGCAGAGTGACGAGCCAAGAGATGGTAACAAAGAGGCAGAGCTGTTGAATGATTCGCGTTTAGCGGAGGGTGACATTTGGGCTGTACCTAAAGAGGAAGATTTCTGTGATGTGTATGCATTTGTGAGAGCTTTTACTGATGGATGTCAATGGCAAGATGGGCGGCCTGCTAAACAACGTTTGTTGGTTGTAGCCAATAGGTTGCCGGTCTCTGCTACTAGAAAGGGCGAGGACTCATGGCACCTTGAGATGAGTGTGGGGGGGCTAGTCACTGCACTTTTAG GCGTGAAGGAGTTTGACGCTAGATGGATTGGTTGGGCGGGTGTAAATGTACCTGATGATGTTGGACAAAGAGCACTTACTAAAGCTTTAGCTGAAAAG AGGTGCATCCCCGTATTTCTCGATGAAGAGATTGTTCATCAATATTACAATGGATATTGTAACAACATCTTGTGGCCTCTCTTTCATTATCTTGGGCTACCACAGGAAGACCGCCTTGCAACCACCCGTAGTTTCCAATCTCAATTTGATGCATATAAGAAGGCAAACCAAATGTTTGCTGATGTGGTAAACCAACATTATGAGGACGGAGATGTTGTTTGGTGCCATGATTACCACCTAATGTTTCTTCCAAAATGTCTAAAAGAATATAACAGCAAAATGAAAGTTGGTTGGTTTCTGCATACTCCATTTCCCTCCTCTGAAATACATAGGACCCTTCCTTCTCGATCAGAGCTGTTAAGATCTGTCATTGCTGCTGATTTAGTTGG TTTCCACACGTATGATTATGCAAGGCATTTTGTAAGTGCCTGTACTCGTATTCTTGGGCTTGAGGGTACGCCTGAAGGAGTAGAGGATCAAGGAAAGCTTACACGTGTAGCTGCG TTTCCTATTGGGATAGATTCTGAACGATTTATTCGCGCTATTGACCTCCCTCCAGTTCAGGAACACATGAAAGAACTGAAACAAAGATTTGCTGGCCGAAAG GTAATGTTGGGGGTTGATCGTCTTGATATGATAAAGGGAATTCCACAAAAAATATTGGCATTTGAAAAGTTCCTTGAAGAAAATCCACAGTGGCGTGATAAAGTAGTTTTGCTACAGATTGCTGTGCCAACAAGGACAGATGTTCCTGAGT ATCAAAAGCTTACAAGCCAGGTTCATGAGATTGTTGGACGCATTAATGGAAGATTTGGAACTCTGACTGCAGTTCCAATACATCATCTG GATCGATCTCTTGACTTTCACGCGTTATGTGCACTATATGCTGTTACTG ATGTAGCACTTGTTACATCTTTAAGGGATGGGATGAATCTTGTCAGCTATGAGTTTGTTGCCTGCCAAGCTTCCAAGAAAGGCGTTCTAATTCTAAGTGAG TTTGCAGGTGCAGCACAGTCTCTTGGCGCTGGAGCTATTTTGGTAAACCCTTGGAACATCACTGACGTTGCTGCTTCCATTAAATACGCATTGGATATGCCAGCtgatgaaagagaaaaaaggcaCCAGCATAACTTCAAGCATGTGACAACTCATACATCTCAAGAATGGGCTGCAACCTTTGTAAG tgaACTCAATGATACCATTGTTGAAGCTCAACTTAGGACAAGACAAGTTCCACCTTTACTTCCAACGAACGTTGCCGTTGATCGTTATTTGAAGTCAAATAATCGATTGCTCATTCTg GGATTCAATTCTACTTTAACTGAACCAGTGGATGCCCTAGGGAGAAATGGTCAAATAAAAGAACTGGAGTTTAAACTGCACCCAGATATAAAGGAACCTTTAAAGAAGCTTTGTGATGACCCAAAGACAACAATTGTTGTCCTCAGTGGCTGTGACAGAACTGTCTTGGATGAT AACTTTGGTGAATACAACATGTGGTTAGCAGCAGAAAATGGGATGTTTTTACGTCTTACCAAAGGCAAATGGATGACAACAATGCCAGAAAATTTACACATGGATTGGGTTGACAGTGTTAAG CATGTTTTTGAGTATTTTACTGAAAGAACACCTCGATCCCATTTTGAGGTTCGTGAAACTTCTCTTGTATGGAACTACAAGTATGCAG ATATTGAATTTGGAAGGCTTCAAGCAAGGGATATGTTGCAGCATCTGTGGACAGGTCCAATTTCCAATGCATCTGTTGATGTCATCCAAGGTGGCCGATCTGTTGAGGTCCGAGCAGTTGGTGTTACGAAG GGTGCAGCTATTGATCGTATCTTGGGAGAGATAGTTCATTACAAAGGCATGAAGTCACCTATTGATTATGTCCTGTGTATTGGGCACTTTATAGCAAAG GATGAAGATGTCTATACATTTTTTGAGCCAGAGCTTCCTTCTGAATCACCACCTGCATCGAGAGCCATGGTAGCCAATCTTGTCAGGACATCTGTGCCAAAAACTTCAGCCAGTAAAAGTGGGTCTAAAGCAGCTCGCCTAAGGAAACAACGTTCATTGTCTGCTTTAGAGAAGAAAGCAGCCAATGATGGAAGTGGGACTGCACCAGAACCTATATTGCAAGATAAAACATCATTGTATGAGGGTTCTTCAGTACTTGATCTCAAAGGTGACAATTATTTCTCTTGTGCTGTTGGACGAAAGCGATCAAATGCACGATATCTCCTTGGATCATCAGATGATGTTGTCACCCTCCTTGAGGAACTGGCGCAGTGTTCATCATGA
- the LOC142637137 gene encoding alpha,alpha-trehalose-phosphate synthase [UDP-forming] 1-like isoform X3 gives MLQTKRVPVNKYNNGSPMTPKTRLERLLRERELRRSSRYFQQSDEPRDGNKEAELLNDSRLAEGDIWAVPKEEDFCDVYAFVRAFTDGCQWQDGRPAKQRLLVVANRLPVSATRKGEDSWHLEMSVGGLVTALLGVKEFDARWIGWAGVNVPDDVGQRALTKALAEKRCIPVFLDEEIVHQYYNGYCNNILWPLFHYLGLPQEDRLATTRSFQSQFDAYKKANQMFADVVNQHYEDGDVVWCHDYHLMFLPKCLKEYNSKMKVGWFLHTPFPSSEIHRTLPSRSELLRSVIAADLVGFHTYDYARHFVSACTRILGLEGTPEGVEDQGKLTRVAAFPIGIDSERFIRAIDLPPVQEHMKELKQRFAGRKVMLGVDRLDMIKGIPQKILAFEKFLEENPQWRDKVVLLQIAVPTRTDVPEYQKLTSQVHEIVGRINGRFGTLTAVPIHHLDRSLDFHALCALYAVTDVALVTSLRDGMNLVSYEFVACQASKKGVLILSEFAGAAQSLGAGAILVNPWNITDVAASIKYALDMPADEREKRHQHNFKHVTTHTSQEWAATFVSELNDTIVEAQLRTRQVPPLLPTNVAVDRYLKSNNRLLILGFNSTLTEPVDALGRNGQIKELEFKLHPDIKEPLKKLCDDPKTTIVVLSGCDRTVLDDNFGEYNMWLAAENGMFLRLTKGKWMTTMPENLHMDWVDSVKHVFEYFTERTPRSHFEVRETSLVWNYKYADIEFGRLQARDMLQHLWTGPISNASVDVIQGGRSVEVRAVGVTKGAAIDRILGEIVHYKGMKSPIDYVLCIGHFIAKDEDVYTFFEPELPSESPPASRAMVANLVRTSVPKTSASKSGSKAARLRKQRSLSALEKKAANDGSGTAPEPILQDKTSLYEGSSVLDLKGDNYFSCAVGRKRSNARYLLGSSDDVVTLLEELAQCSS, from the exons ATGTTGCAGACTAAACGAGTGCCAGTAAACAAGTATAATAATGGCAGTCCCATGACACCAAAAACTAGACTAGAAAGGCTTCTAAGGGAAAGAGAGCTAAGGAGATCTAGCCGGTATTTCCAGCAGAGTGACGAGCCAAGAGATGGTAACAAAGAGGCAGAGCTGTTGAATGATTCGCGTTTAGCGGAGGGTGACATTTGGGCTGTACCTAAAGAGGAAGATTTCTGTGATGTGTATGCATTTGTGAGAGCTTTTACTGATGGATGTCAATGGCAAGATGGGCGGCCTGCTAAACAACGTTTGTTGGTTGTAGCCAATAGGTTGCCGGTCTCTGCTACTAGAAAGGGCGAGGACTCATGGCACCTTGAGATGAGTGTGGGGGGGCTAGTCACTGCACTTTTAG GCGTGAAGGAGTTTGACGCTAGATGGATTGGTTGGGCGGGTGTAAATGTACCTGATGATGTTGGACAAAGAGCACTTACTAAAGCTTTAGCTGAAAAG AGGTGCATCCCCGTATTTCTCGATGAAGAGATTGTTCATCAATATTACAATGGATATTGTAACAACATCTTGTGGCCTCTCTTTCATTATCTTGGGCTACCACAGGAAGACCGCCTTGCAACCACCCGTAGTTTCCAATCTCAATTTGATGCATATAAGAAGGCAAACCAAATGTTTGCTGATGTGGTAAACCAACATTATGAGGACGGAGATGTTGTTTGGTGCCATGATTACCACCTAATGTTTCTTCCAAAATGTCTAAAAGAATATAACAGCAAAATGAAAGTTGGTTGGTTTCTGCATACTCCATTTCCCTCCTCTGAAATACATAGGACCCTTCCTTCTCGATCAGAGCTGTTAAGATCTGTCATTGCTGCTGATTTAGTTGG TTTCCACACGTATGATTATGCAAGGCATTTTGTAAGTGCCTGTACTCGTATTCTTGGGCTTGAGGGTACGCCTGAAGGAGTAGAGGATCAAGGAAAGCTTACACGTGTAGCTGCG TTTCCTATTGGGATAGATTCTGAACGATTTATTCGCGCTATTGACCTCCCTCCAGTTCAGGAACACATGAAAGAACTGAAACAAAGATTTGCTGGCCGAAAG GTAATGTTGGGGGTTGATCGTCTTGATATGATAAAGGGAATTCCACAAAAAATATTGGCATTTGAAAAGTTCCTTGAAGAAAATCCACAGTGGCGTGATAAAGTAGTTTTGCTACAGATTGCTGTGCCAACAAGGACAGATGTTCCTGAGT ATCAAAAGCTTACAAGCCAGGTTCATGAGATTGTTGGACGCATTAATGGAAGATTTGGAACTCTGACTGCAGTTCCAATACATCATCTG GATCGATCTCTTGACTTTCACGCGTTATGTGCACTATATGCTGTTACTG ATGTAGCACTTGTTACATCTTTAAGGGATGGGATGAATCTTGTCAGCTATGAGTTTGTTGCCTGCCAAGCTTCCAAGAAAGGCGTTCTAATTCTAAGTGAG TTTGCAGGTGCAGCACAGTCTCTTGGCGCTGGAGCTATTTTGGTAAACCCTTGGAACATCACTGACGTTGCTGCTTCCATTAAATACGCATTGGATATGCCAGCtgatgaaagagaaaaaaggcaCCAGCATAACTTCAAGCATGTGACAACTCATACATCTCAAGAATGGGCTGCAACCTTTGTAAG tgaACTCAATGATACCATTGTTGAAGCTCAACTTAGGACAAGACAAGTTCCACCTTTACTTCCAACGAACGTTGCCGTTGATCGTTATTTGAAGTCAAATAATCGATTGCTCATTCTg GGATTCAATTCTACTTTAACTGAACCAGTGGATGCCCTAGGGAGAAATGGTCAAATAAAAGAACTGGAGTTTAAACTGCACCCAGATATAAAGGAACCTTTAAAGAAGCTTTGTGATGACCCAAAGACAACAATTGTTGTCCTCAGTGGCTGTGACAGAACTGTCTTGGATGAT AACTTTGGTGAATACAACATGTGGTTAGCAGCAGAAAATGGGATGTTTTTACGTCTTACCAAAGGCAAATGGATGACAACAATGCCAGAAAATTTACACATGGATTGGGTTGACAGTGTTAAG CATGTTTTTGAGTATTTTACTGAAAGAACACCTCGATCCCATTTTGAGGTTCGTGAAACTTCTCTTGTATGGAACTACAAGTATGCAG ATATTGAATTTGGAAGGCTTCAAGCAAGGGATATGTTGCAGCATCTGTGGACAGGTCCAATTTCCAATGCATCTGTTGATGTCATCCAAGGTGGCCGATCTGTTGAGGTCCGAGCAGTTGGTGTTACGAAG GGTGCAGCTATTGATCGTATCTTGGGAGAGATAGTTCATTACAAAGGCATGAAGTCACCTATTGATTATGTCCTGTGTATTGGGCACTTTATAGCAAAG GATGAAGATGTCTATACATTTTTTGAGCCAGAGCTTCCTTCTGAATCACCACCTGCATCGAGAGCCATGGTAGCCAATCTTGTCAGGACATCTGTGCCAAAAACTTCAGCCAGTAAAAGTGGGTCTAAAGCAGCTCGCCTAAGGAAACAACGTTCATTGTCTGCTTTAGAGAAGAAAGCAGCCAATGATGGAAGTGGGACTGCACCAGAACCTATATTGCAAGATAAAACATCATTGTATGAGGGTTCTTCAGTACTTGATCTCAAAGGTGACAATTATTTCTCTTGTGCTGTTGGACGAAAGCGATCAAATGCACGATATCTCCTTGGATCATCAGATGATGTTGTCACCCTCCTTGAGGAACTGGCGCAGTGTTCATCATGA